One Saccharomyces kudriavzevii IFO 1802 strain IFO1802 genome assembly, chromosome: 7 DNA segment encodes these proteins:
- the MCM6 gene encoding MCM DNA helicase complex subunit MCM6 (similar to Saccharomyces cerevisiae MCM6 (YGL201C); ancestral locus Anc_3.509): MSSPFPADTPSSNRPSNSSPPPSSIGAGFGSSSGLDSQIGSRLHFPSSSQPHATNSQTGPFVNDSTQFSSQRLHTDGSATNDMEGNEPARNFKSRALNHVKKVDDVTGEKVREAFEQFLEDFSVQSPDTDEIEKVYRAQIEFMKIYDLNTIYIDYQHLSIRENGALAMAISEQYYRFLPFLHKGLRRVVRKYAPELLNTSDTLNRSSGDGDDDQQDDDMNGSSVQRDSGSSAAPGNGSSAMATRSITTSTSPEQTERVFQISFFNLPTVHRIRDIRSEKIGSLLSISGTVTRTSEVRPELYKASFTCDMCRAVVDNVEQSFKYTEPTFCPNPSCENRAFWTLNVSRSRFLDWQKVRIQENANEIPTGSMPRTLDVILRGDSVERAKPGDRCKFTGVEIVVPDVTQLGLPGVKPSSTLDTRGISKTTEGLNSGVTGLRSLGVRDLTYKISFLACHVISIGSNIGANSPDSGSSNRGTELQMAANLQANNVYQDNEKDQEVFLNSLSSDEINELKEMVKDEHIYDKLVRSIAPAVFGHEAVKKGILLQMLGGVHKSTVEGIKLRGDINICVVGDPSTSKSQFLKYVVGFAPRSVYTSGKASSAAGLTAAVVRDEEGGDYTIEAGALMLADNGICCIDEFDKMDISDQVAIHEAMEQQTISIAKAGIHATLNARTSILAAANPVGGRYNRKVSLRGNLNMTAPIMSRFDLFFVILDDCNEKIDTELASHIVDLHMKRDEAIEPPFSADQLRRYIKYARTFKPILTKEARSYLVEKYKELRKDDAQGFSRSSYRITVRQLESMIRLSEAIARANCVDEITRSFIAEAYDLLRQSIIRVDVDDVEMDEEFENMESQGHTEPENNDKNNTNDNNNDDTGADGTMSGPQGGTSEGHGEHATRSALSERKKSTVTYDKYVSMMNMIVRKIAEVDKEGAEELTAVDIVDWYLLQKENDLGSLAEYWEERKLAFKVIKRLVKDRILMEIRGTRHNLREIESEESENTKIVYVIHPNCEVLDQLEPQDSA, translated from the coding sequence ATGTCATCCCCATTCCCGGCCGATACACCAAGTAGTAACAGACCTTCCAACTCTTCTCCTCCACCGTCGTCCATAGGTGCTGGTTTTGGAAGTAGTAGCGGACTTGACTCGCAAATAGGTTCAAGATTACATTTTCCAAGTTCCTCTCAACCGCATGCCACCAATTCGCAGACAGGCCCTTTTGTCAACGATTCCACTCAGTTCAGTTCTCAAAGACTGCACACCGATGGCTCCGCAACCAACGATATGGAGGGGAATGAACCCGCAAGAAACTTCAAAAGTAGAGCTTTGAATCATGTCAAGAAAGTTGACGATGTGACCGGTGAGAAAGTTCGTGAAGCCTTCGAACagtttttggaagatttcTCCGTTCAATCTCCTGATACCGATGAAATTGAGAAAGTGTACAGAGCACAAATTGAATTCATGAAAATATATGACTTGAATACCATTTATATAGATTATCAGCACCTATCCATTAGAGAGAACGGCGCCCTAGCTATGGCCATCTCCGAACAGTATTATAGGTTTTTACCGTTCCTGCATAAGGGTTTGAGAAGAGTAGTTAGAAAGTACGCGCCCGAATTGTTAAACACAAGTGACACCCTGAACAGATCCAGTGGTGATGGAGATGATGACCAACAGGATGATGACATGAATGGTTCGAGTGTACAAAGAGATTCTGGATCATCGGCCGCACCAGGAAACGGATCATCTGCTATGGCAACGAGATCAATAACAACTTCTACTTCACCTGAACAGACGGAACgtgttttccaaatcagtttcttcaatttaCCAACAGTTCACAGAATTCGTGACATCAGATCCGAGAAAATTGGTTCATTATTGAGTATATCGGGGACAGTAACGAGAACATCTGAAGTCCGTCCAGAATTGTACAAGGCAAGTTTCACGTGTGACATGTGTCGTGCCGTCGTGGATAATGTGGAacaatctttcaaatacaCTGAGCCGACGTTTTGTCCTAACCCGTCGTGTGAGAATAGAGCCTTTTGGACACTAAATGTTTCAAGATCAAGGTTTCTTGATTGGCAGAAAGTtagaattcaagaaaatgctaACGAAATACCCACGGGCTCCATGCCACGTACATTGGACGTCATTCTTCGAGGTGATAGCGTTGAAAGAGCCAAGCCTGGTGACCGTTGTAAGTTCACAGGTGTGGAAATTGTAGTACCTGATGTTACACAATTGGGGCTTCCGGGTGTGAAGCCAAGTTCAACATTGGACACTAGAGGTATTTCAAAGACTACGGAAGGCTTGAATAGTGGTGTCACTGGTTTGCGTTCCCTTGGTGTTCGCGATTTGACATATAAGATTAGTTTCTTGGCGTGCCATGTGATAAGTATCGGCTCAAACATCGGTGCAAACAGTCCCGACTCAGGTTCCAGTAACAGAGGAACTGAGCTGCAGATGGCTGCTAACTTGCAAGCTAATAATGTGTACCAGGACAATGAAAAGGATCAAGAAGTGTTTTTGAACAGCTTGAGTTCAGATGAAATTAAtgaattgaaggaaatggTTAAGGACGAACATATTTATGATAAGTTGGTCAGATCTATTGCACCTGCCGTATTTGGCCACGAAGCCGTGAAAAAAGGGATTTTACTCCAAATGCTTGGTGGCGTTCACAAGAGTACAGTGGAAGGTATCAAATTAAGAGGTGACATCAACATCTGTGTTGTTGGTGATCCCTCTACTTCTAAATCTCAATTTCTAAAATATGTTGTGGGTTTTGCGCCAAGATCAGTTTATACTTCTGGTAAAGCATCTTCTGCTGCGGGTCTAACGGCTGCAGTTGTAAGAGATGAGGAAGGTGGTGACTATACGATTGAAGCAGGCGCTTTAATGCTTGCCGATAACGGTATATGTTGCATCgatgaatttgataaaatggATATTTCTGATCAAGTCGCTATTCATGAGGCTATGGAACAACAAACCATCTCCATTGCCAAAGCCGGTATCCACGCTACTTTGAATGCAAGAACATCCATTTTAGCGGCCGCGAATCCAGTTGGCGGGAGATATAATAGAAAAGTATCACTAAGAGGTAATTTAAATATGACGGCACCAATCATGTCGAGATTCGACctattttttgttattcTAGATGATTGtaacgaaaaaattgataCCGAATTGGCATCTCATATCGTTGATTTGCACATGAAAAGAGATGAGGCCATTGAGCCACCATTCAGTGCAGACCAATTACGTCGTTATATCAAATATGCACGCACTTTCAAGCCAATATTAACGAAAGAAGCCCGTTCATATCTGGTCGAGAAATATAAAGAACTAAGAAAGGATGACGCACAAGGATTTAGCAGATCGAGTTATAGGATCACTGTTAGGCAGCTGGAGAGTATGATTAGGTTATCAGAAGCTATTGCTAGGGCCAATTGCGTCGACGAAATTACTCGATCTTTTATTGCTGAAGCTTACGATCTTTTGAGGCAAAGTATTATCCGTGTTGATGTGGATGATGTGGAAATGGACGAAGAATTTGAGAATATGGAAAGCCAAGGTCACACGGAACCTGAAAACAATGATAAGAATAATACTAATgacaacaataatgatgatacAGGAGCTGACGGAACAATGAGCGGACCACAAGGAGGTACGAGTGAGGGACACGGTGAACACGCGACTCGCTCAGCTTTAAGTGAGAGAAAGAAGTCAACGGTGACATACGATAAATACGTGTCAATGATGAACATGATTGTTAGAAAGATTGCTGAGGTGGATAAGGAAGGCGCAGAAGAATTAACCGCTGTTGATATAGTTGATTGGTATTTAttacaaaaggaaaacgatTTAGGTTCACTGGCGGAATATTGGGAAGAGAGGAAATTAGCGTTTAAAGTTATAAAACGGTTAGTAAAAGATAGAATCTTGATGGAGATCCGTGGTACCAGACACAATTTAAGAGAGattgaaagtgaagaaagtgaaaataCTAAAATTGTGTACGTTATTCATCCAAACTGTGAAGTCTTGGATCAATTAGAACCACAGGATTCCGCGTGA
- the YIP4 gene encoding Yip4p (similar to Saccharomyces cerevisiae YIP4 (YGL198W); ancestral locus Anc_8.158), whose amino-acid sequence MSYGREDATIEPDFIEADAPMVATGVAAANTDGTFQDSGSRGTLDETVLETLKRDVVDINSRLKQVVYPHFPSFFSQCSDGMGAASDNDISANCDLWAPLAFIILYSLFVSHARSLFSSLFVSSWFVLLVMALHLRLTKPHQKVSLISYISISGYCLFPQVLNALLSQLLLPLAFHIGRENHWVVRILSFLQLVIMALCLMWSVAAVSWVTKSKTVIEIYPLALCFFGMAWLSTIL is encoded by the coding sequence ATGTCATATGGGAGAGAAGATGCTACCATCGAGCCCGACTTCATAGAAGCGGATGCGCCCATGGTGGCCACCGGCGTCGCGGCGGCCAACACAGACGGGACGTTCCAGGATTCAGGCAGCAGAGGTACTCTGGACGAAACTGTACTAGAGACGCTGAAACGCGATGTGGTCGACATTAACTCGAGGCTAAAACAGGTCGTGTACCCGCATTTCCCTTCATTTTTCAGCCAGTGCTCCGATGGGATGGGCGCGGCGAGCGATAACGACATTTCAGCCAATTGCGATCTGTGGGCCCCCCTTGCGTTCATCATTCTGTACTCTTTGTTTGTATCGCACGCGCGGTCGCTGTTTTCGAGCCTGTTCGTGTCTAGCTGGTTTGTCCTGCTGGTGATGGCACTGCATTTGAGACTTACGAAGCCGCACCAGAAGGTGTCGCTGATTTCGTACATATCCATTTCCGGGTATTGCCTCTTCCCGCAGGTGCTGAACGCTTTACTCTCGCAGCTGTTGCTACCGTTGGCCTTCCACATCGGCAGGGAGAACCACTGGGTTGTAAGGATCCTATCGTTTTTGCAACTGGTGATCATGGCGCTGTGCCTGATGTGGTCTGTGGCCGCCGTTTCGTGGGTCACCAAGAGTAAGACTGTTATCGAGATATACCCGCTGGCGCTCTGTTTCTTTGGCATGGCCTGGTTGTCTACCATTCTATAG
- the ARO8 gene encoding bifunctional 2-aminoadipate transaminase/aromatic-amino-acid:2-oxoglutarate transaminase (similar to Saccharomyces cerevisiae ARO8 (YGL202W); ancestral locus Anc_3.511): MSLPESKDFSYLFSDETNARKPSPLKTCIHLFNDPNIIFLGGGLPLKDYFPWDNLTVDSPKPPFPQGIGAPIDEQNSIKYTVNKDYADASANLSHDIPLARALQYGFSAGQPELLNFLREHTKIIHDLKYKDWDVLATAGNTNGWESTLRVFCNRGDVILAEAHSFSSSLASAEAQGVITFPIPIDAGGIIPEKLAKIMDNWTAGAPKPKLLYTIPTGQNPTGTSIADHRKEAIYKIAQKHDFIIVEDEPYYFLQMNPYIKDLKEREKAQSSPKQDHDEFLKSLANTFLSLDTDGRVIRMDSFSKVLAPGTRLGWITGSSKILKPYLSLHEMTIQAPAGFTQVLVNATLSRWGQKGYLDWLLGLRHEYTLKRDRAIDALYKYLPQCDTFVINPPIAGMFFTVNIDASAHPEFKTKYNSDPYQLEQAIYHKVVDRGVLVVPGSWFKSEGETDPPQPTESKEISNPNIIFFRGTYAAVSPEKLVEGLKRLGDTLHEEFGIAH, translated from the coding sequence ATGTCTTTACCTGAATCGAAAGACTTTTCCTATCTGTTTTCGGATGAAACCAATGCTCGTAAGCCATCACCATTGAAGACCTGTATCCACCTTTTCAATGACCCTAATATCATCTTTTTGGGCGGTGGTCTGCCATTGAAGGATTATTTCCCATGGGATAATTTAACTGTGGATTCACCCAAGCCTCCTTTTCCTCAGGGTATAGGTGCTCCAATTGATGAGCAAAATTCCATAAAATACACCGTCAATAAGGATTACGCTGATGCAAGTGCTAACCTCTCCCACGATATTCCATTGGCAAGAGCTTTGCAATACGGGTTCAGTGCCGGTCAACCTGAATTGTTGAACTTCCTAAGAGAACATACTAAGATTATTCATGACTTAAAGTATAAAGATTGGGACGTCCTAGCCACTGCAGGTAATACTAATGGTTGGGAATCTACTTTGAGAGTCTTTTGCAACAGAGGCGACGTTATCTTAGCCGAAGCACATTccttttcgtcttctttAGCTTCTGCTGAAGCTCAAGGTGTCATTACCTTCCCTATTCCAATTGACGCTGGTGGTATTATTCCGGAGAAATTGGCCAAAATCATGGACAACTGGACAGCTGGTGCTccaaaaccaaaattatTATACACTATTCCAACAGGCCAAAACCCAACTGGTACGTCTATAGCAGACCATAGAAAGGAAGCCATCTATAAGATTGCTCAAAAGCACGACTTTATAATTGTGGAAGATGAACCTTACTATTTCCTACAAATGAATCCTTACATCAAAgacttgaaagaaagagagaagGCGCAAAGTTCTCCAAAGCAGGATCATGatgaattcttgaaatccCTGGCCAATACTTTCCTTTCCTTAGATACAGATGGTCGTGTCATTAGAATGGATTCTTTCTCAAAAGTTTTGGCTCCAGGAACAAGATTAGGCTGGATTACAGGTTCTTCCAAGATCTTGAAACCTTACTTGAGTCTGCATGAAATGACTATTCAAGCTCCAGCAGGTTTTACGCAGGTTTTGGTCAACGCTACACTATCCCGATGGGGCCAAAAGGGTTACTTAGATTGGCTACTTGGTCTACGTCATGAATACACTTTGAAGCGTGATCGTGCCATCGATGCCCTTTACAAATACCTGCCACAATGTGACACTTTTGTCATTAACCCACCAATTGCGGGTATGTTCTTCACCGTGAACATCGATGCCTCTGCTCATCCTGAATTCAAGACAAAATACAATTCAGATCCTTATCAGTTAGAGCAGGCCATTTATCACAAAGTGGTCGATCGTGGTGTTTTAGTGGTGCCTGGTTCTTGGTTTAAGAGCGAGGGTGAAACAGACCCCCCTCAACCTACTGAATCCAAGGAGATCAGTAACCCaaatataatttttttcagaggTACTTACGCTGCTGTCTCTCCAGAAAAATTGGTAGAAGGTCTAAAAAGATTGGGTGATACTTTACACGAAGAGTTTGGAATTGCCCATTGA
- the KEX1 gene encoding serine-type carboxypeptidase (similar to Saccharomyces cerevisiae KEX1 (YGL203C); ancestral locus Anc_3.512) codes for MFYHKWFTTWLATFALIRISVSLPSSEEYKVAYELLPGLSEVKDPSMIPQMHAGHIPLRSEDASEEDDSNLEYFFWKFANDDSSGNVDRPLIIWLNGGPGCSSMDGALVESGPFRVNSDGKLYLNEGSWISKGDLLFIDQPTGTGFSVEKNNKVIDTSKFDEDLENVTKHFMDFLENYFKIFPQDLLKKIIISGESYAGQYIPFFANAIMNHNKFSKIEGDAYNLKALLIGNGWIDPNTQSLSYFPFAMENKLIDKSNPNFKNLANAHEKCQNLVNSASTDETSHFSYSECENILNLLLSYTKGSSEKGSTDCLNMYNFNLRDEYPACGMNWPQDISFVRKFFSIPGVIDSLHLDSNKIDHWDECNSKVGSKLTNPTSKPSVNLLPEILENGIEVVLFNGDKDLICNNKGVLDTIDKMQWGGIKGFSDDAISLDWIHKLNSTDDKNEFSGYVQYDRNLTFVSVYNASHMVPFDKSLVSRGIVDIYLNNVMLLDADVRKIMVTTDDDGDEDSDTEGDGKPEKNPQDKEHEGQEEEGKKEEVDDHDDDHEDDDDHEDDDDKDNDDKDNDDKDDDDKDDDDKDDNHDDNDNDNDDKEKENNEGLDESRQKSSEYEKEEEEIEEFGEKISMYKHEAVVVTIVLFLVVMMAVYVYDRKVRRKARHTILVDPNNRQHDNPNKTVSWADDLENGFDIEDDLEQEGRAPEDNNSNKAGVKSKTKKKKKYTSLPNAEIDDSFEMTDF; via the coding sequence ATGTTCTACCACAAGTGGTTCACGACATGGCTTGCGACTTTTGCTCTAATTAGGATCTCGGTATCCCTTCCGTCATCCGAAGAATACAAAGTGGCATATGAGCTGTTACCAGGGCTGTCGGAGGTGAAGGACCCTTCGATGATTCCTCAAATGCACGCTGGTCATATTCCATTACGCTCTGAAGACGCAAGTGAAGAGGATGACTCGAACttggaatattttttttggaaatttgcTAACGACGATTCTAGTGGCAACGTTGATCGTCCTTTGATTATATGGTTGAACGGTGGGCCCGGCTGTTCTTCTATGGATGGTGCTCTGGTTGAATCAGGCCCTTTTAGAGTAAATTCGGACGGTAAACTTTATCTCAATGAAGGCTCCTGGATTTCTAAAGGTGATCTTTTGTTTATCGATCAGCCCACTGGCACCGGATTTTCCGTcgagaaaaataataaagttATTGACACAAGTAAATTCGATGAGGACTTGGAAAACGTTACTAAACATTTTATGGACTTTCTAGAGAAttatttcaagatttttccTCAAGATTTGctaaagaaaattataatTTCGGGTGAAAGTTACGCTGGCCAATAcattccattttttgccAACGCTATCATGAATCATAATaagttttcaaagattgagGGAGATGCTTATAATTTGAAGGCGTTATTGATTGGTAATGGTTGGATTGACCCCAATACGCAATCTCTATCATACTTTCCATTTGCTATGGAAAACAAATTAATTGATAAAAGCAACCCTAATTTTAAGAACTTAGCGAACGCACACGAGAAATGCCAGAATCTTGTAAACTCTGCTAGCACAGACGAAACAAGTCATTTCTCCTATTCGGAGTGTGAGAATATTCTGAATCTTTTATTGTCTTATACCAAGGGATCGTCAGAAAAGGGCAGTACGGATTGTTTGAACATGTACAACTTCAACTTAAGGGATGAATATCCAGCATGTGGTATGAATTGGCCACAAGATATCTCTTTTGTTAGAAAATTCTTCAGTATACCGGGTGTCATTGATTCGCTGCATCTagattcaaataaaatcGATCATTGGGACGAATGTAATTCCAAAGTTGGAAGTAAATTAACCAACCCTACTTCAAAGCCCTCCGTCAATTTATTACCTGAAATACTTGAAAATGGTATTGAAGTTGTCTTGTTTAATGGTGATAAAGATTTAATTTGCAATAACAAGGGAGTGTTGGATACCATAGATAAAATGCAATGGGGTGGAATTAAGGGCTTTAGCGACGATGCCATTTCACTCGATTGGATCCATAAGTTAAACAGTACGGATGACAAGAATGAATTCAGTGGATACGTGCAATATGATAGAAATTTGACGTTCGTCAGTGTTTACAACGCTTCTCACATGGTGCCGTTTGATAAAAGTTTAGTGAGTAGGGGCATTGTTGACATTTATTTGAACAATGTTATGCTTCTGGATGCGGATGTTCGAAAAATTATGGTGACCACTGACGACGATGGTGATGAAGACAGTGATACGGAGGGCGATGGCAAACCAGAAAAGAATCCTCAAGACAAGGAGCACGAAGGGCAGGAGgaagaagggaaaaaggaagaagttgaTGATCACGATGATGATCACgaagacgacgatgatCACgaagacgacgatgatAAAGACAACGATGATAAAGACAACGATGAtaaagatgacgatgataaAGATGACGACGATAAAGATGACAATCACGACGACAACGACAACGACAACGAcgataaagaaaaggaaaataatgaaggCCTTGATGAAAGTAGACAAAAATCTTCAGAAtacgaaaaagaagaagaagaaatagaagagtttggagaaaaaatttcaatgtATAAACATGAAGCCGTAGTAGTTACTattgtattatttttggtgGTTATGATGGCAGTATATGTGTACGATAGAAAAGTGCGGAGGAAGGCACGTCACACGATACTTGTTGATCCAAATAATAGACAACATGACAATCCTAACAAAACCGTTTCCTGGGCAGATGACTTAGAAAACGGATTTGATATAGAAGATGATTTAGAACAGGAGGGCAGAGCACCCGAAGATAATAATTCCAATAAAGCAGGTGTTAAAtccaaaacaaagaaaaagaagaaatatacTAGCCTTCCAAACGCTGAAATCGATGACTCTTTTGAGATGACCgatttttga
- the EMP24 gene encoding Emp24p (similar to Saccharomyces cerevisiae EMP24 (YGL200C); ancestral locus Anc_8.160), producing MASFASRFVVACFLFFAASAHNVLLPAYGRRCFFEDLSKGDELSISFQFGDRNPQSSNQLTGDFIIYGPEKHEVLKTVRDASHGEVTLSAPYKGHFQYCFLNENTGIETKDVTFNIHGVIYVDLDDPNTNTLDSAVRKLSKLTREVKDEQSYIAIRERTHRNTAESTNDRVKWWSIFQLGVVIANSLFQIYYLKRFFEVTSLV from the coding sequence ATGGCCTCATTTGCTAGCAGATTTGTCGTTGCCTGTTTCCTGTTCTTCGCGGCGTCCGCCCACAACGTTCTTCTCCCAGCGTATGGCCGCAGATGTTTCTTCGAGGACTTGAGTAAGGGCGACGAGCTCTCCATCTCGTTCCAGTTCGGTGACAGAAACCCTCAGTCCAGCAACCAATTGACTGGTGACTTCATTATTTACGGGCCGGAAAAGCATGAGGTTTTGAAAACCGTCAGAGATGCCTCGCACGGTGAAGTTACATTGTCCGCTCCATACAAGGGACACTTCCAGTACTGTTTTCTGAACGAGAACACCGGCATTGAAACAAAGGACGTGACTTTCAACATCCACGGTGTCATATATGTGGATTTGGACGACCCGAACACTAATACGCTGGACAGCGCGGTCAGAAAGTTGTCCAAGTTGACCAGGGAGGTCAAGGACGAACAGAGCTATATTGCTATCAGAGAAAGAACCCACAGGAACACCGCAGAGTCGACCAACGATCGTGTCAAATGGTGGTCCATCTTCCAACTGGGCGTTGTTATCGCTAACTCTCTTTTCCAGATATACTACTTGAAAAGATTCTTCGAGGTCACGTCGCTAGTCTAA